A stretch of the Mycolicibacterium celeriflavum genome encodes the following:
- the usfY gene encoding protein UsfY translates to MKSPKDPVDHARTTRPHAGESMKDTKNMPGLVLIGVALVLFVSALAAHGAGHHSVGIGLGSGSAALFIIGGGWLLVEHLRVRKIEERWYSEHPDAERQRPSS, encoded by the coding sequence GAGGACCACGCGTCCGCACGCGGGGGAGTCGATGAAGGACACCAAGAACATGCCAGGGCTCGTTCTCATCGGCGTGGCCCTGGTGCTGTTCGTCTCGGCGCTGGCCGCGCATGGCGCAGGCCATCACAGCGTGGGCATCGGCCTGGGCAGCGGATCGGCCGCGCTGTTCATCATCGGCGGCGGCTGGCTGCTCGTCGAGCATCTGCGCGTGCGCAAGATCGAGGAGCGTTGGTACAGCGAGCATCCCGACGCCGAACGGCAACGACCCAGCAGCTGA